A DNA window from Aspergillus nidulans FGSC A4 chromosome V contains the following coding sequences:
- a CDS encoding uncharacterized protein (transcript_id=CADANIAT00003479), whose protein sequence is MSINWVMLNERRGFVHLPNERLLYTSPPRTGFALQPPPSYTGNDKLSLRSSSGQIFLTNQRVIYIPAQRVDELESFSAPLLNLHDSHVSSPFFGPNVWNAVVQPVPGGGIPPSLVAVHLKVTFKEGGAFDFHNQFERIKERLQQAVEISRESGRGAGDINMAGVHLEELPAYSGPQSYSTEDNHSNRAISRQNTSETNTEPQEPPPGYEEVQQQSVANELEERLRRAS, encoded by the exons ATGTCGATCAA TTGGGTAATGCTCAATGAGCGCAGAGGCTTTGTTCACCTGCCGAACGAACGATTGCTATACACCAGTCCCCCTCGAACAGGCTTCGCCTTACAACCACCCCCTTCATACACTGGCAACGACAAGCTATCACTACGAAGCAGTTCCGGTCAAATCTTTCTCACAAACCAGCGG GTAATCTATATTCCAGCCCAACGGGTAGATGAACTAGAATCATTTTCAGCCCCTCTGCTCAATCTGCATGATTCTCACGTTTCTTCACCCTTTTTCGGACCCAATGTATGGAATGCCGTTGTTCAACCGGTACCTGGCGGCGGAATTCCCCCGTCGCTGGTTGCGGTACATTTGAAAGTGACTTTCAAAGAAGGGGGTGCGTTTGATTTCCACAACCAGTTCGAGAGGATTAAAGAACGACTCCAACAAGCCGTCGAAATATCCCGTGAAAGTGGCCGAGGCGCCGGAGATATCAACATGGCCGGCGTTCATCTAGAAGAACTGCCCGCTTATTCTGGTCCCCAGAGCTACTCCACTGAGGACAACCATAGTAACCGAGCGATATCTCGCCAAAATACTTCAGAAACCAATACCGAGCCTCAGGAGCCGCCCCCCGGTTATGAAGAAGTACAGCAGCAGAGCGTCGCGAACGAGCTCGAGGAAAGATTGCGCCGAGCGAGCTGA